In the genome of Sphingomonas alpina, the window GAAAGCGGCCGGGCGGTCGGCGTGGAATTCGAGCAGGACGGCGTGGTTCGCACGGTCAACGCACGCAAAGGGGTCATCCTGTCGGGCGGTGCGATCCACACGCCGCAATTGCTGATGTTGTCGGGCATCGGTCCGGCCGCGCGGCTGCGCGAACTCGGCATCCCGGTGGTGGCGGATGCACCGGAAGTCGGCAGCAACCTGATGGAGCATGTCGGCCTCTGGATGGGCCTGAAGGTCACGGTTCCGACGATCAACCAGCAAGTCAATCTATTGGGCATGGCGCGCGCGATGCTGCAATGGCTGGCGGGAAAAGGCCCTGCCGCCGCGCCGACCGCTCAGGCCGTCGGCTTCGCGCGCACGCTGGCCGGCCTGCAATCGCCGGACATCCAGATCCATCTGACGCCGTTCGGCCATATCGGGCGCGGTGCCGAGCGCAAGCTTGCACCGTTTCCGATGGTCAGCGTCGTCGCCAGCGTCAATCATCCGCAGAGCAAGGGCCGGATCGACTTGGCAAGCAGCGATCCGGCCGCCGCGCCGCTGATCTTCCCGCAACTGCTCGATGCGCCCGAGGATCTGGCGACACTGCGCCGCGGCGTCGAACTGTGCAGCCGGATCGTCGATGCGCCGGCATTTCGCGACTTTGTCGAGGAACGGATCGGCTGGCCGGATCTGAACGCGGACGCCGCCGAGGCCGAACATCAGATCCGCAGCCTCGCGGCGCCGATCTATCATCCGGTCGGCACGTGCCGGATGGGATCGGACGCCGCATCGGTGGTCGATCCGCAGCTCAAGGTTCGCGGCGTCGAGGGACTGTTCGTCGCCGATGCCTCCGTCATGCCCCGCCACATCAGCGGAAACACCCAGGCCGTCGCGATGATGATCGGCGACAGGGCCGCAGACCTGATCGGAATGCCCGTATGAATTCTCCCGCCGCTGTCCGGACTCTGCCCGACTGGGATGCACCTTTTCCCGAAGCTTTGGGCCATGCCTGGATTCACGGCGAGACCCGGGTGTTTGGCGGGGCCCCGATCGTCAGCATCAATCCCGCGACCGGCGCGATGCTGGGAGGGTTCGACGAAGGCGGCGCGCAGGCGGTCGATGCGGCGGTGACCGCAGCGCGATCGGCGTTCCTCGGCGACTGGGGCCGGATCAGCGCCGCCGATCGTGCTGCGTTGCTGCTGGGCTGGGCAGCGCGCATCGCCGAGGAGGTCGAGCAACTCGCCTGGCTCGAGACGCTCGAAGTCGGTCGCCCGACGGCCGACGCCAAGGCGCTGATTTCACAGGGACCGCTGCTGATCGGCCATTATGCCAGCATGATCCCCGCGCTGGAGGATCGCGCCGACGGTGCGGTGCGGCGGCCGCGCGGTGTGGTCGGCGCGATCACACCGTGGAATTTCCCCACCGCCAATGTGCTGATCCGCGCGGGGCCGATCCTGGCGGCGGGCAATACACTGGTGCTCAAGCCCTCGGAACTGTCGCCGCGCTCGGCCGTCCTGCTCGCGCAACTGGCGAGCGAAGCTGGCCTCCCACCGGGCGTGTTTAACGTCGTGCCGGGCTCCGGGCAGAAGACGGGTGCGGCGCTCGCGGCGCATCCCGGTGTCGACATGATCGCTTTTACCGGCTCGACCCGCACTGGCCAGGCAATCATCCAGGCTTCGGCATCACGCTCGCTCAAGCCGTTGATGATGGAATGCGGCGGCAAGTCGCCGCAGTTCGTCCTGCCCGATATGATCGATCAGCCCGAGATCTGGCCCGGCGTGTTTGCCGCCGCCTTCTGGAACACCGGCCAATGGTGTGCGGCGCGCACCCGGCTTCTGGTGCCGAAGGGCGGCGTGGAGGCAGCGGTGGAGGGGCTGCGCGCGGCCGCGGCGGACTGGCCGATCGGTGATCCGCGCGATCCGGCGACGCGGCTCGGGCCGCTCGCAAGCCGCAACCAATATGAGGTTGTGCAGCGCTTCCGGGAGATTGCGCTCCAGACGGGGCGGGTCGTGCCGCTGTCGGATGTGCCGGGCGACCTGCGGGACGACGGCTTCTATGCCGCACCGGAACTGGTGCTGGATGCGCCACAGGATGGCGCGCTGGTCCAGCAGGAGATATTCGGCCCGTTGCTGACAGTGCAGGAATATGGCGATGCGGACGAAGCGATCAGACTGGCCGACGACAGTCCCTATGGCCTTGGCGCGACCATCTGGGGCGCGGACCGGGACGCCGCCGAGCGCATCGCCGCCGGCCTGTGCGTTGGGTCGCTGGACGTGATCGTCACACCAGCCGCGCGGCCCGGCCTCGCGCTCGGCACGCCGTTCGAGCCGCGCAAGCAATCCGGTTTCGGGATCGAGGGCGGGTTGGCCGGCCTTGCCGCCTTCACCGCCCCACAGGCGATCACTTATGTCGGTTGAGACACCCCGTGAATCGCGGACCAGCCTCGCCGCGCTGATCGTCATCGGCACCGGCGCGATGACCAGCGCCACGCTGAGCCCGGTGATGCTCGGCCTGTATATCGACGAGCTTCGCCTTACCGCGTCGCAGGCGAGCCTGGCGCTCGCCGCGGAGAATGGCGCCTATGCGCTCGGGCTGCTGCTTTTCTACCTCATATTGCACCGGGCGAAGCGCCCGCTGCTCGCGGCGATCGGCCTTGTCGTGATGATCGTCACCAGCCTGCTGACCGCCAGAGCGGGCGGCTTCGTGCCGCTGCTCGCGATCCGCGCGGCTTTCGGCCTGGCGATGGGTTTCACCGCGTCGACGGTGTTCGCCGCCTATGCCGGGCGCGCCGATCCGCAACGGGTCTGGGCGATCGCCACCTTCGTCAACCTGACCTATGCCGCCATCCTGCTGACCCTGTCGGGATGGATCGCGCAGACTTTCGGCCTGTTGGGGATCGTCGCGGTGCTGGCGATGGTCGCGGTGATCGGCCTGGCCTGCACGCGATTGATCCCGCCTGCACCACCACCGGCGGCACTGGCCAGCAAGGTGGTGGAGAACGGCTGGACGATCAATGTCCCGGCGATCTGCGGTGCGCTGGCGCTGCTCTGCCTTTATGCCGGCCATACCACCCTATGGTCGTTCCAGGAGCGAATGGGGTTGGCGGTCGGGCTCGATCGCAGCCAGGTCGGCGTGCTGCTGGGCATTTCGGTGCTGGGCGCGATCGCCGGCGCGATCCTGTCGATGACCGCGGGCAGCCGGTTCGGTCAGCGTGGTCCCAATGCGCTCGCCTTTGCCGGGCTGATCGCCTCGGCGCTGCTGCTCGCGCTGCCGGTCATGGCCGCTTATGTCGCGGGGGCGGTGATCGTGAAGACCGCCTGGTTCTTCGGCCTGCCCTTCATTCTCGGCGCACTGGCGCGGCTTGACCGCAGCGGCCGGTGGAGCAGCATGGGGGCGGCGCTGCTCGCGCTTGGATCGGCGATCGGCCCGGCGATCGGCGCGACGCTGGCCGTTTACGGCCCGCATATGATCGGTTTCCTGGCGGCTGGGCTGTATCTGATCAGCTTCCTGTTCACCGTGCCACTGCTCGCCGCCACTCCATCCGGCGATCAGCGCTGAGATCATGTTCGTCGAGAGCTATGAAGAAGCGCGGAGCGCATTCCGAGCCGCGATGACGGCGCTGGGCGGCCGGCTCGAGTCCGCGGTTATTCCCGGGATCGGCGTCCAGGGTGAAGCGCTGACGATCGACTGGGCGGTGATCGGGCCGGCCCATGCATCGCATAGCTTGCTGTCGATCTCCGGCGTTCACGGTGCGGAAGGCCATGCCGGATCCGCGGCGCAGCGCGCCTTTGCCGCCGAATT includes:
- a CDS encoding GMC family oxidoreductase, with the translated sequence MTSSSAEIFDYVVVGAGASGSALAGRLAAVPGTRVAVLEAGRAGRLKIEAIPAATIHTNGHPFYDWKLVSQPDPSRLDRTEDWPRGLGPGGSTRINGTIFVRGAPEDFDAWRDLGVEGWGYRDVLPYFRRIETSTDAESQVRGATGPLHVSPLPYIHELTPRFIAAAGEAGLPFNPDINGEWQDGIGYVQSSARKGRRHDSFTAFLKPAIASGAAVMLQGTRARRVIFESGRAVGVEFEQDGVVRTVNARKGVILSGGAIHTPQLLMLSGIGPAARLRELGIPVVADAPEVGSNLMEHVGLWMGLKVTVPTINQQVNLLGMARAMLQWLAGKGPAAAPTAQAVGFARTLAGLQSPDIQIHLTPFGHIGRGAERKLAPFPMVSVVASVNHPQSKGRIDLASSDPAAAPLIFPQLLDAPEDLATLRRGVELCSRIVDAPAFRDFVEERIGWPDLNADAAEAEHQIRSLAAPIYHPVGTCRMGSDAASVVDPQLKVRGVEGLFVADASVMPRHISGNTQAVAMMIGDRAADLIGMPV
- a CDS encoding aldehyde dehydrogenase family protein produces the protein MNSPAAVRTLPDWDAPFPEALGHAWIHGETRVFGGAPIVSINPATGAMLGGFDEGGAQAVDAAVTAARSAFLGDWGRISAADRAALLLGWAARIAEEVEQLAWLETLEVGRPTADAKALISQGPLLIGHYASMIPALEDRADGAVRRPRGVVGAITPWNFPTANVLIRAGPILAAGNTLVLKPSELSPRSAVLLAQLASEAGLPPGVFNVVPGSGQKTGAALAAHPGVDMIAFTGSTRTGQAIIQASASRSLKPLMMECGGKSPQFVLPDMIDQPEIWPGVFAAAFWNTGQWCAARTRLLVPKGGVEAAVEGLRAAAADWPIGDPRDPATRLGPLASRNQYEVVQRFREIALQTGRVVPLSDVPGDLRDDGFYAAPELVLDAPQDGALVQQEIFGPLLTVQEYGDADEAIRLADDSPYGLGATIWGADRDAAERIAAGLCVGSLDVIVTPAARPGLALGTPFEPRKQSGFGIEGGLAGLAAFTAPQAITYVG
- a CDS encoding MFS transporter translates to MSVETPRESRTSLAALIVIGTGAMTSATLSPVMLGLYIDELRLTASQASLALAAENGAYALGLLLFYLILHRAKRPLLAAIGLVVMIVTSLLTARAGGFVPLLAIRAAFGLAMGFTASTVFAAYAGRADPQRVWAIATFVNLTYAAILLTLSGWIAQTFGLLGIVAVLAMVAVIGLACTRLIPPAPPPAALASKVVENGWTINVPAICGALALLCLYAGHTTLWSFQERMGLAVGLDRSQVGVLLGISVLGAIAGAILSMTAGSRFGQRGPNALAFAGLIASALLLALPVMAAYVAGAVIVKTAWFFGLPFILGALARLDRSGRWSSMGAALLALGSAIGPAIGATLAVYGPHMIGFLAAGLYLISFLFTVPLLAATPSGDQR